The [Flavobacterium] thermophilum genome has a segment encoding these proteins:
- the ywnA_3 gene encoding Putative HTH-type transcriptional regulator ywnA, translating to MKQISTRFSMAVHILCLLATSPADCTGDFIAQSVNTNPVIIRRIMGMLKKAGLVDVRPGVGGASLRKPPDQITLLDVYRAVRVVETDQLFRIHEHPNIQCPVGRNIEAVLQAELKAAQAAMEERLSQTTISRLIAQFQ from the coding sequence GTGAAACAAATTAGCACACGATTTTCGATGGCCGTGCACATCCTTTGCTTGCTTGCGACCAGCCCGGCCGATTGCACCGGAGATTTCATCGCGCAGAGCGTCAATACAAACCCTGTCATCATCCGTCGAATTATGGGCATGTTAAAAAAAGCGGGGTTGGTTGACGTCCGCCCCGGAGTCGGCGGCGCTTCGCTACGCAAACCTCCCGACCAAATCACGCTGTTAGACGTGTATCGGGCCGTCCGTGTCGTGGAAACGGATCAACTGTTTCGCATCCATGAACATCCGAACATTCAGTGCCCGGTCGGGCGGAATATCGAGGCGGTTCTGCAAGCCGAACTGAAAGCGGCGCAGGCGGCCATGGAAGAGCGGCTTTCGCAAACGACGATCAGCCGGCTGATCGCTCAATTTCAATAA
- the qorB gene encoding Quinone oxidoreductase 2 encodes MNILVTGATGKLGTKVVETLLKSVPAHQLAVSVRQPEKAEHLRARGVDVRHGDFDRPETLETAFQGIDRLLIISTDGDNETRIRQHTNAVNAAQRAQVGFIVYTSLANANESRLALAEVHRVTEEAIANTGIPYSFLRNNWYLENEIGTVQAVLAGAPWVTSAGTGKVGWALRQDYAEAAAAVLAGDGHENTIYELSGPLMTQEELAAALGAVLGKDVPVQQVDDAAYADIMKKAGLPDPLVSFLVDIQRGIREGSLEIESNDFEKLLGRPVTPIHDALAQLVRDLKGTTH; translated from the coding sequence ATGAACATATTAGTCACCGGGGCAACCGGAAAATTAGGAACGAAAGTCGTCGAAACGCTGTTGAAATCCGTGCCGGCTCACCAGCTGGCCGTCAGCGTCCGCCAGCCGGAAAAAGCCGAACATCTTCGGGCCCGCGGAGTCGACGTTCGCCATGGCGATTTTGACCGCCCCGAAACGTTGGAGACAGCCTTTCAAGGAATTGACCGGCTGTTGATCATCTCCACCGACGGAGACAACGAAACAAGAATCCGCCAGCACACAAATGCCGTCAACGCCGCCCAACGCGCCCAAGTCGGATTCATTGTGTACACAAGCCTGGCGAATGCGAATGAAAGCCGGCTCGCCTTGGCCGAAGTGCATCGGGTGACGGAAGAAGCCATCGCAAACACCGGCATTCCGTACTCCTTTTTGCGCAACAACTGGTATTTGGAAAACGAAATCGGAACCGTTCAAGCCGTCCTCGCCGGGGCGCCTTGGGTGACATCAGCCGGGACAGGCAAAGTCGGCTGGGCCCTTCGCCAAGACTACGCCGAAGCCGCCGCTGCCGTCCTCGCCGGAGATGGCCATGAAAACACAATTTACGAACTTTCCGGCCCCCTCATGACCCAAGAAGAACTCGCCGCCGCCCTCGGCGCCGTCTTAGGCAAAGACGTGCCGGTGCAACAAGTCGACGATGCTGCCTATGCTGATATCATGAAAAAGGCTGGTTTGCCCGATCCGCTCGTGTCGTTTCTCGTGGACATTCAACGCGGCATCCGCGAAGGCTCCTTAGAAATCGAAAGCAACGACTTTGAAAAACTGCTCGGCAGACCGGTGACGCCGATTCACGACGCGCTGGCCCAACTTGTTCGTGACCTAAAGGGAACAACCCATTAA